One genomic window of Scatophagus argus isolate fScaArg1 chromosome 16, fScaArg1.pri, whole genome shotgun sequence includes the following:
- the rogdi gene encoding protein rogdi homolog: MLNSQRSLSELPKMSAASQVERAVLEEEFNWLLKEEVHSVLKQLQDVLKEASRRFSMPTPGLESQLKQENFILGSSTMDQVKGVLTLQGEALTQADINLKVAKSSQALHFQFREDKQWKLQQIQDARNHVNQALQLLSSHDESYHFKTGAEVNKLMDAVMLQLTRARNRLTTPASMTLPELATSGLMKMFTPPMPGDVMVNFYINLSKLCLTVYQLHVLPPNTTKNFKPAGSSVLHNPGAMFELNNNRFEVSHVHKVECVVPWLNDTLVFFTISLQLCQQLKDKISVFSSFWNYRPF, from the exons ATGCTCAACTCACAGAGATCCCTGTCTGAACTGCCCAAGATGTCCGCTGCCAGTCAAGTGGAGAGAGCTGTGTTG gAGGAGGAATTCAACTGGCTGCTCAAGGAAGAAGTGCATTCTGTCCTAAAGCAACTCCAGGATGTCCTCAAG GAGGCTTCTAGACGTTTCTCCATGCCGACACCGGGTCTGGAAAGTCAGCTCAAACAGGAAAACTTCATCCTGGGAAGCTCAAC CATGGATCAGGTGAAGGGGGTGCTGACTCTGCAGGGAGAGGCTCTGACTCAGGCC GACATAAACCTAAAGGTTGCCAAGAGCAGCCAAGCGCTGCACTTTCAGTTCAGAGAGGACAAGCAGTGGAAACTGCAGCAG ATCCAGGATGCCAGGAACCATGTAAACCAGGCTCTCCAGCTGCTGAGCAGCCATGATGAGAGCTACCACTTCAAGACAGGCGCTGAAGTTAATAAg CTCATGGATGCAGTGATGCTCCAGCTGACACGAGCTCGAAATCGCCTCACCACGCCGGCCTCCATGACGCTGCCTGAACTGGCCACCAGTGGTCTGATG aaaatgttcactCCTCCTATGCCCGGGGATGTGATGGTGAACTTCTACATCAACTTAAGCAAACTGTGTCTGACTGTGTACCAGCTGCATGTGCTGCCTCCCAACACCACCAAG AATTTCAAGCCAGCTGGGAGCTCAGTGTTGCACAACCCTGGAGCAATGTT CGAGCTCAACAACAACCGCTTTGAAGTGAGCCACGTTCACAAGGTGGAGTGTGTGGTGCCTTGGCTGAATGACACGCTGGTATTCTTCACCATCTCGCTGCAGCTCTGTCAGCAGCTCAAGGACAAG ATTTCAGTCTTCTCCAGTTTCTGGAACTACAGACCTTTTTAA